In Chitinophaga varians, the following are encoded in one genomic region:
- a CDS encoding PH domain-containing protein — MKQIKVKFALNPQETVLFKVDGSYLKTKWQAKPGALCLTNERIVIEGKSMTAFLLFGVIGWLLTRKKIHKEFPLSDITNFSRGKQGFNKKVAEFELLDGSTVRMAITGKWEVFEAAYHKAMIDVKPLFSVN; from the coding sequence ATGAAACAGATTAAAGTAAAGTTTGCACTTAACCCACAAGAAACCGTTTTATTCAAAGTAGACGGATCGTACCTCAAAACAAAATGGCAGGCAAAGCCAGGAGCCCTGTGCCTGACCAACGAAAGGATCGTCATCGAAGGTAAATCAATGACAGCGTTCTTACTGTTTGGCGTTATCGGCTGGTTGTTGACCCGGAAAAAAATTCACAAGGAATTTCCTTTATCAGACATCACCAACTTCAGCAGAGGCAAGCAGGGATTCAACAAGAAAGTGGCCGAATTTGAGCTGCTGGACGGTTCTACCGTACGGATGGCCATTACCGGCAAATGGGAAGTGTTTGAAGCAGCTTACCATAAAGCGATGATAGATGTAAAGCCTTTGTTCTCCGTTAACTAG
- the pncB gene encoding nicotinate phosphoribosyltransferase, producing MSHKTQIIMKLNSILDNDFYKFTMQHCVIKLFPKARARYKFINRGKHAFPPGFDKLLRQAVDDMQYLQLSQEEKDFLTVTCPYLDPTYLDFLQGYRYNPAEIHIAQHGDQLEVHADGYWYRTILWEVPLMSLICELYYEATGQQRVPDEQVVEITRTKIERYKDLNITIADFGTRRRHSLAVQKLVVQTLRQYGGNTFIGTSNIHLAMRNGVKPVGTHAHEWFMFHAAKYGFKMANMLGLEHWVQVYRGDLGIALSDTYTTPVFFEQFDKKFAKLFDGVRHDSGDPLHFADETVRHYLDKGINPLSKTIIFSDGLDYQKVATIAAHCRGKIGMSFGIGTNFTNDVGLTPLNIVVKMYEALPEDAPRWTPVVKLSDEKGKYTGDEHMISLAKEMLEL from the coding sequence TTGTCACATAAAACGCAGATTATTATGAAGCTGAATTCCATCCTGGACAATGATTTCTATAAATTCACCATGCAGCACTGCGTGATTAAACTGTTTCCGAAGGCGCGTGCCCGTTATAAATTCATCAATCGCGGCAAACATGCTTTTCCTCCGGGGTTCGACAAACTATTGCGGCAGGCGGTAGATGATATGCAGTACCTGCAACTCAGCCAGGAGGAAAAAGACTTCCTCACTGTTACCTGTCCCTACCTCGATCCTACCTACCTGGATTTCCTGCAAGGCTACCGGTACAACCCTGCGGAAATACATATCGCCCAACACGGCGACCAGCTGGAGGTACATGCCGACGGATACTGGTATCGTACCATCCTGTGGGAGGTGCCGCTAATGTCGCTGATATGTGAGCTTTACTACGAAGCTACCGGTCAGCAGCGCGTACCGGACGAACAGGTTGTGGAGATCACGCGCACAAAAATAGAACGGTATAAAGACCTGAACATCACCATAGCCGACTTTGGCACCCGGCGGCGCCATTCCCTGGCCGTTCAGAAACTGGTGGTGCAAACGCTTCGCCAGTATGGTGGCAACACCTTTATCGGCACCAGCAATATACACCTGGCCATGCGCAACGGGGTAAAGCCCGTGGGTACCCACGCCCATGAATGGTTCATGTTCCATGCCGCCAAATACGGTTTCAAGATGGCCAATATGCTGGGGCTGGAACACTGGGTACAGGTTTATCGCGGAGACCTGGGCATCGCGCTTTCCGATACCTATACCACGCCGGTTTTCTTTGAACAGTTCGATAAAAAATTCGCCAAACTGTTTGACGGCGTCCGTCATGACAGTGGTGACCCGCTGCACTTTGCAGACGAAACGGTCCGTCATTACCTGGACAAAGGCATCAACCCGCTTTCCAAAACCATTATTTTCTCGGATGGCCTCGACTATCAGAAAGTGGCCACCATAGCGGCCCACTGCCGGGGAAAAATCGGTATGTCGTTTGGCATCGGCACCAATTTCACCAACGATGTGGGGCTCACCCCGCTCAATATTGTCGTGAAAATGTATGAAGCCCTCCCCGAAGATGCGCCCCGCTGGACGCCGGTCGTCAAACTATCGGACGAGAAAGGCAAATATACCGGCGATGAACACATGATCTCACTGGCAAAAGAAATGCTGGAGTTATAA
- a CDS encoding neutral zinc metallopeptidase, translated as MRLDDERLSDNVEKRSGGGKRTLIGGGIGGVIVIVLALLFKQDPNQVNQVLQQVQGPGGTEKAEKLSKENASAIELFSSKVLASTEDVWTDEFKRLNMQYERPKMVLFEDATTSGCGSAESAMGPFYCPADRMVYLDASFFKELEDRFGVKGDFAKAYVIAHEVGHHVQNLLGISRQVQAARSRLSETEYNKLSVKLELQADFLAGLWANHAQQMRNILEAGDIESGLNAASAVGDDKLQEAATGRVVPDAFTHGTSQQRMFWFKKGYDSGDLSQGDTGIGLGQAGK; from the coding sequence ATGCGTTTGGATGATGAAAGATTAAGTGACAATGTCGAGAAGCGTTCCGGAGGCGGAAAGCGCACACTGATTGGCGGCGGTATCGGCGGCGTCATCGTCATTGTGCTGGCACTGTTGTTTAAACAAGACCCCAACCAGGTAAACCAGGTACTGCAACAGGTGCAGGGACCGGGTGGCACTGAGAAAGCCGAGAAGCTGAGCAAAGAGAATGCTTCTGCTATTGAATTGTTTTCTTCCAAAGTACTGGCCAGTACGGAAGATGTATGGACCGACGAATTTAAGCGCCTCAATATGCAGTATGAGCGCCCTAAAATGGTCCTGTTCGAGGACGCCACCACCTCCGGTTGCGGTTCCGCAGAATCAGCCATGGGACCGTTCTATTGCCCGGCCGACCGTATGGTGTACCTTGACGCCTCTTTCTTTAAAGAGCTGGAAGACCGTTTCGGTGTAAAAGGTGATTTTGCCAAAGCCTATGTGATCGCACATGAAGTAGGGCATCACGTACAGAACCTGCTGGGCATCAGCCGCCAGGTGCAGGCCGCCCGGAGCAGACTGAGCGAAACGGAATACAATAAGCTCTCCGTCAAACTGGAGCTGCAGGCCGATTTCCTCGCGGGGCTGTGGGCCAACCATGCTCAACAGATGCGCAATATCCTCGAAGCAGGGGACATTGAGTCGGGCCTCAACGCCGCCAGTGCGGTAGGTGACGATAAATTACAGGAAGCGGCCACGGGCCGTGTGGTACCCGATGCCTTCACGCATGGCACCTCCCAGCAAAGGATGTTCTGGTTCAAAAAAGGATACGATTCAGGTGATCTCTCACAGGGAGACACGGGTATCGGCCTTGGACAGGCAGGAAAATAA
- a CDS encoding NADP-dependent oxidoreductase has translation MKVQQILLNERPEGMPSSNTFKTVNVELPAPAEGEVLLQPLYYSVDPYMRGRMSDARSYIPPFKVQEPIESGGVATVVESKDARFSPGDLVMPSGGKNFLPWATGMLFSGDHLRKIDSSIPPTYYLGVLGMPGLTAYFGLMDIGKPKPGETVVISGAAGAVGLVAGQIAKLQGCRVVGIAGGEEKVKLLTSDFNFDAAINYKGNTQMSAAVAAACPNGVDIYFDNVGGEISDAVMEHLNFFARIPVCGQIALYNTTEVPMGPRVQPALIKFSVLMQGFTIGNYANRYMEGVQQLGEWIRAGKIKYTETVVEGFDQLPAALLGLFSGQNSGKMIVKV, from the coding sequence ATGAAAGTACAACAGATTCTTTTGAACGAACGGCCTGAAGGCATGCCATCTTCCAATACCTTTAAAACAGTAAACGTGGAACTGCCCGCCCCTGCTGAGGGCGAAGTGCTCCTTCAGCCGCTCTATTATTCTGTAGACCCCTACATGCGCGGCCGGATGAGCGACGCCCGCTCCTATATCCCCCCTTTCAAAGTACAGGAGCCGATAGAAAGCGGCGGCGTGGCCACCGTCGTGGAAAGCAAAGACGCCCGGTTCTCCCCCGGCGACCTGGTGATGCCCAGCGGCGGCAAAAACTTCCTCCCCTGGGCCACAGGCATGCTTTTCTCCGGTGACCATCTGCGCAAGATAGACAGCAGTATTCCTCCCACCTATTACCTCGGCGTATTAGGCATGCCAGGGCTGACGGCCTATTTTGGCCTTATGGACATAGGCAAGCCCAAGCCCGGCGAAACAGTGGTTATTTCCGGGGCCGCCGGCGCAGTAGGACTTGTGGCAGGACAGATCGCCAAACTACAAGGTTGCCGGGTGGTAGGCATCGCCGGCGGCGAGGAAAAAGTAAAACTGCTCACCAGTGACTTTAACTTCGACGCTGCCATCAACTACAAGGGCAACACACAGATGAGCGCGGCCGTGGCAGCGGCTTGTCCCAATGGCGTAGATATCTACTTCGACAATGTAGGCGGAGAGATTTCCGATGCCGTGATGGAACACCTGAACTTTTTTGCCCGCATCCCCGTTTGCGGACAGATAGCTTTATACAACACCACTGAAGTGCCCATGGGCCCGCGCGTACAGCCCGCGCTGATCAAATTCAGTGTGCTGATGCAGGGTTTCACCATCGGTAACTACGCCAACCGCTACATGGAAGGGGTGCAACAGCTGGGCGAATGGATCAGGGCCGGCAAAATAAAATATACAGAAACCGTTGTCGAAGGATTTGATCAGCTGCCCGCCGCCCTGCTGGGATTATTTTCCGGACAAAACAGCGGTAAGATGATCGTGAAAGTGTAA
- the fdhD gene encoding formate dehydrogenase accessory sulfurtransferase FdhD, with translation MTNAVVHTRIKKVTATGETDTEDILAAEEPLEIRLEHGPTHNRRQQNVAVTMRTPGQDEELATGFLFTEGIIPGAAAVKQVTLTETPGGSLATVGLREQIVPFLDKSQRHFQATAACGMCGKSSIENIHTGVNVSHSARRVPGKWISQLPEQLRAQQALFQHTGGLHAAALVDGNGRIQLLREDIGRHNAVDKIIGAALTQQLPLQQSLLLLSGRAGFELVQKAAMAGIPMIAAIGAPSSMAVKMAAEWNITLIGFLKEDRYNQYT, from the coding sequence ATGACAAATGCTGTTGTTCATACCCGTATAAAAAAAGTCACCGCCACTGGAGAAACCGATACCGAAGATATCCTGGCAGCGGAAGAACCATTGGAAATAAGGCTGGAACATGGCCCTACCCATAACCGCCGGCAACAGAACGTTGCTGTTACCATGCGTACGCCGGGCCAGGATGAAGAACTGGCCACCGGCTTCCTGTTTACCGAAGGCATCATTCCGGGTGCCGCCGCTGTCAAACAGGTGACACTGACTGAAACACCCGGCGGCAGCCTGGCTACCGTTGGGTTGAGGGAACAGATCGTGCCCTTTCTCGATAAAAGCCAGCGTCATTTTCAGGCAACGGCCGCCTGCGGCATGTGCGGTAAATCCTCCATTGAAAATATTCATACAGGCGTTAACGTTAGCCATTCCGCGCGGCGTGTTCCCGGCAAATGGATTTCACAGCTACCGGAACAGCTGCGGGCGCAACAGGCGCTTTTCCAGCATACCGGCGGCCTTCACGCCGCCGCCCTGGTAGACGGCAACGGCCGGATACAGCTGTTGCGTGAAGACATAGGCCGTCATAACGCTGTTGATAAAATCATTGGTGCTGCACTGACGCAACAACTCCCGCTGCAACAAAGCCTGTTGCTCCTCAGTGGCAGGGCCGGGTTTGAACTGGTCCAGAAAGCAGCAATGGCGGGCATCCCTATGATCGCCGCTATTGGCGCCCCCTCCAGCATGGCCGTAAAAATGGCTGCCGAATGGAACATCACCCTGATCGGATTTTTGAAAGAAGACCGGTATAACCAATACACCTGA
- a CDS encoding FdhF/YdeP family oxidoreductase — protein MAIHTEFTPVRFTGLKLTKPATVAAGIPAVVSSMKHVLEAMNAFRAMKALLELNQKDGFDCPGCAWPDPDDERSPIAEYCENGAKAIAEEATTRKLDPAFFAANSIASLGELSDYEIGKKGRIAQPMYLAPGASHYTPVSWEEAYRKIAEQLHQLDSPDEAVFYTSGRTSNEAAFLYQLMVREFGTNNLPDCSNMCHESSGVALGEAVGIGKGSVTLEDVHQAEVIVILGQNPGTNHPRMLTALQKAKANGATIIAVNPLKETGLLNFLNPQTIKGVLQVKTHLTDIFLQVKINGDMALLKALALLLLEEEDKNPGTVFDHSFIGSNTSGYEEYIAHLRQHRLSDLSVACGISEEQLREAAAALMHKQKIVACWAMGLTQHKNAVDTIREVVNLLLLKGSIGKPGAGTCPVRGHSNVQGDRTMGIYEKPGNALLQKLETVYGFKPPYKHGYDVVHAIHAMHRGDAKVFIAMGGNFLSATPDTAYTAQALRNCRLTVHVSTKLNRSHLVHGHEALILPCFGRSDKDIQQQQQQFVTCENSMGVVQMSKGNLHPISEHLRSEPVIVCEMAQAILGAQSKVPWELYAQHYDHIRDAIEKVIPGFDNYNKRVRHPGGFYLPNGSRVGQFNTYTGKANFNVAPVTATPLRPEEYLMMTIRSHDQFNTTIYGLDDRYRGVHHERRIIFMNPEDIARAGFTAGQVVDLYNYHGQTERVAPGFIIVAYDIPAGCTATYFPETNVLVPVDTVADKSNTPASKSVIIQIKSSTIKR, from the coding sequence ATGGCGATACATACTGAGTTCACTCCCGTGAGATTCACCGGGCTCAAACTCACCAAACCGGCCACAGTAGCTGCCGGTATCCCGGCGGTGGTTTCCAGCATGAAACATGTGCTGGAAGCGATGAATGCATTTAGGGCCATGAAAGCGTTGCTGGAACTGAACCAGAAAGACGGCTTTGACTGCCCCGGCTGCGCATGGCCGGACCCCGACGATGAGCGCTCCCCTATTGCGGAATATTGTGAAAACGGCGCTAAGGCCATTGCAGAAGAAGCCACAACGCGCAAGCTGGACCCTGCGTTTTTTGCAGCCAACAGTATAGCCTCCCTCGGTGAACTCTCTGACTATGAAATCGGTAAAAAAGGAAGGATCGCGCAGCCGATGTATCTCGCTCCCGGCGCCTCCCACTATACACCAGTGTCCTGGGAGGAAGCTTATCGTAAGATAGCGGAGCAGCTGCATCAGCTAGACAGTCCCGATGAGGCCGTGTTTTACACATCAGGCCGTACCAGCAATGAAGCCGCCTTCCTTTACCAGCTGATGGTAAGAGAATTCGGCACCAACAACCTGCCCGACTGTTCCAATATGTGCCATGAGTCCAGCGGCGTGGCCCTCGGCGAAGCAGTAGGCATCGGCAAAGGGTCTGTTACCCTTGAAGACGTACATCAGGCAGAAGTGATCGTTATCCTGGGCCAGAACCCCGGCACCAATCACCCCCGGATGCTTACCGCCCTGCAAAAGGCCAAGGCCAACGGCGCTACCATCATTGCGGTCAACCCCTTAAAGGAAACAGGATTGCTCAACTTCCTCAATCCGCAGACCATAAAAGGCGTCCTACAGGTAAAAACCCATCTCACCGATATCTTCCTACAGGTAAAAATAAATGGTGACATGGCCCTGCTAAAAGCACTGGCCCTCCTGCTGCTGGAAGAAGAAGACAAAAATCCCGGGACCGTATTCGATCATTCATTTATCGGCAGCAATACATCGGGGTATGAAGAATACATAGCGCATCTGCGACAGCATCGGTTGAGCGACCTTTCCGTCGCCTGCGGCATTTCGGAAGAACAGCTGCGAGAGGCTGCCGCCGCGCTGATGCATAAACAAAAGATAGTCGCCTGCTGGGCCATGGGATTGACCCAGCATAAGAATGCCGTTGACACTATCCGGGAGGTCGTCAACCTGCTACTGCTCAAAGGCAGTATCGGCAAGCCCGGCGCCGGCACCTGCCCGGTGAGAGGCCATAGCAACGTACAGGGCGACAGGACCATGGGCATATACGAAAAACCGGGCAACGCCCTGTTGCAGAAACTGGAAACCGTATACGGTTTCAAACCGCCCTATAAACACGGCTACGACGTAGTACATGCCATCCATGCCATGCACCGCGGCGACGCCAAAGTGTTCATCGCCATGGGCGGCAACTTCCTCTCCGCTACGCCGGATACGGCCTATACGGCCCAGGCGCTACGCAACTGCCGCCTTACCGTACACGTATCCACGAAATTAAACAGGAGCCACCTCGTTCACGGCCACGAAGCACTGATACTGCCATGCTTTGGCCGCAGCGACAAAGACATACAACAGCAACAGCAACAGTTTGTCACCTGCGAAAACTCCATGGGCGTGGTACAGATGTCGAAAGGCAATCTGCATCCCATCTCTGAGCATCTGAGAAGTGAACCGGTGATCGTCTGCGAAATGGCCCAGGCCATACTGGGAGCACAAAGCAAAGTACCCTGGGAACTATACGCCCAACATTATGATCATATCCGGGACGCAATAGAAAAAGTGATTCCCGGTTTCGATAACTATAATAAACGTGTGCGCCACCCAGGTGGATTTTATCTGCCTAACGGCTCCAGGGTCGGGCAGTTCAATACCTACACCGGAAAAGCCAATTTTAATGTGGCGCCGGTGACGGCAACACCGCTTCGTCCGGAGGAATACCTGATGATGACCATCCGCAGCCACGATCAGTTCAACACTACCATTTACGGACTGGACGACCGCTATCGCGGTGTACACCACGAAAGACGTATCATCTTCATGAACCCGGAAGACATCGCCCGGGCAGGGTTTACGGCCGGCCAGGTAGTAGACCTCTATAACTATCACGGACAAACGGAGCGTGTGGCCCCCGGGTTTATCATCGTCGCCTATGATATCCCGGCAGGATGCACCGCCACCTACTTCCCCGAAACCAATGTGCTGGTACCGGTGGACACCGTGGCCGATAAAAGCAACACGCCTGCATCCAAAAGCGTCATCATTCAAATTAAATCATCCACCATAAAAAGATAA
- a CDS encoding putative glycolipid-binding domain-containing protein has protein sequence MGPVVWQATKWPATEFLTVTKQEHNSVVKGIINGCTDAEPFSIQYEIEITPEWKVSSFHIIRDGLQPTALKLTSDLNGHWFDKDGNHIEAFDDCTDIDISLTPFTNTLPIRRLEFDHGERKLLNMLYIKLPEFELQKLQQYYTKMDNHLYLYENGDSGFRAELPVDENGIVKDYPGIFTRVY, from the coding sequence ATGGGACCAGTAGTATGGCAGGCCACCAAATGGCCGGCAACGGAATTTTTAACGGTGACAAAACAGGAACACAACAGCGTGGTCAAAGGGATTATCAATGGCTGCACAGACGCGGAGCCTTTCTCTATTCAATACGAGATCGAGATCACGCCGGAATGGAAAGTATCCTCCTTTCATATCATACGGGACGGCCTTCAGCCCACAGCACTCAAACTGACGTCAGACCTGAACGGCCACTGGTTTGATAAAGACGGGAATCACATCGAAGCATTTGATGACTGCACAGACATCGATATTTCATTGACGCCTTTCACCAACACGCTGCCTATAAGGAGACTGGAGTTTGACCATGGAGAAAGGAAGCTGCTGAATATGCTCTATATTAAACTACCGGAGTTTGAACTGCAGAAACTACAGCAGTACTACACCAAAATGGACAACCACCTATATCTCTACGAAAATGGTGACAGTGGCTTCCGGGCAGAGTTGCCGGTAGATGAAAACGGCATTGTGAAAGATTATCCGGGCATTTTTACACGGGTTTATTGA
- a CDS encoding NAD(P)H-dependent flavin oxidoreductase: MEWKNRLTSLLGIEYPFIQAPMLGITTPAMVAAVSNGGGLGSLPVGGLPPERVAALIAEVKALTSRPFAVNLFTYEMPAVNQQEQFDQMQQFLQQLYKANSLTVPAVAFDAVKIYSYREQLPALLDAGISLVSFTFGIPDEASIALLKEKGCLLLGTATSVEEAVALEAAGCDVAVAQGIEAGGHRGSFLPGPLPQVGTMALVPQIADRIALPVIAAGGIADGRSAAAAFCLGASGVQCGSILLRSPESAATPHHKDKVATVTDTGTRITRAFSGRWARGIANTLMDGIEASGLPLNVYPVQDALTQAVRKVAKELDDPAFIVMYAGQAAQMAKALPAAEIMEALRMAAEKILAPGTQRSQG; encoded by the coding sequence ATGGAATGGAAAAACAGACTTACTTCCCTGCTGGGCATTGAATACCCTTTTATACAGGCGCCCATGCTGGGCATTACAACACCGGCGATGGTTGCTGCCGTTAGCAATGGCGGCGGCCTGGGATCGCTGCCGGTAGGCGGCTTGCCGCCTGAGCGGGTAGCTGCGCTGATAGCGGAAGTAAAAGCGCTCACGTCCAGACCGTTTGCCGTAAACCTTTTTACTTATGAAATGCCGGCAGTAAACCAGCAGGAGCAGTTTGATCAGATGCAACAGTTCCTGCAACAGCTGTATAAAGCCAACAGTCTGACCGTGCCTGCGGTAGCTTTTGATGCCGTGAAAATTTATTCCTATCGTGAACAGTTGCCCGCCTTGCTGGATGCCGGCATATCATTGGTGAGCTTCACCTTCGGTATACCGGACGAGGCCAGTATCGCGTTGTTGAAAGAAAAAGGCTGTCTCCTTTTAGGTACCGCCACGTCTGTAGAAGAGGCCGTAGCATTGGAGGCGGCAGGTTGCGATGTGGCAGTAGCGCAGGGTATTGAAGCCGGTGGCCACCGCGGCTCATTTTTACCAGGGCCTCTGCCGCAGGTGGGCACTATGGCGCTGGTACCACAAATAGCCGATCGTATTGCCCTGCCTGTTATTGCTGCCGGTGGTATTGCCGATGGCCGCAGCGCGGCCGCCGCTTTTTGCCTCGGGGCCAGCGGCGTACAATGTGGCAGCATATTGCTGAGAAGCCCGGAAAGCGCTGCCACGCCTCATCATAAAGACAAGGTCGCCACTGTCACGGACACGGGCACACGTATTACCCGTGCGTTCTCCGGCCGATGGGCGAGAGGCATTGCAAATACGCTCATGGATGGAATAGAGGCGTCCGGACTGCCGCTGAACGTATACCCCGTACAGGATGCCCTGACACAGGCGGTGCGGAAGGTGGCAAAGGAGCTGGATGATCCTGCCTTCATCGTCATGTATGCCGGACAGGCGGCGCAGATGGCGAAAGCGTTGCCGGCAGCAGAAATCATGGAAGCGCTGCGGATGGCCGCAGAGAAAATACTGGCCCCGGGAACGCAGCGTTCCCAGGGCTGA
- a CDS encoding DUF1328 family protein: protein MLRWALIFFIVAIVAAIFGFGGIAAGAASIAKILFFIFLVLFLISLLSGLLRK from the coding sequence ATGTTACGTTGGGCATTAATATTCTTTATTGTGGCTATTGTGGCGGCCATTTTTGGTTTTGGTGGTATCGCTGCCGGCGCCGCATCCATTGCCAAAATACTGTTTTTTATTTTCCTGGTACTGTTTCTCATTTCGCTATTGTCAGGACTGCTCAGGAAATAA
- a CDS encoding DUF695 domain-containing protein, whose protein sequence is MHKDYRPDWDIYTCHIEESPAVIGLDLDLRRFAPLKEKPNAIYITVYLNNPREDGFPQNDEFAIMGEIEDSLVEQLTTNLDAHFVGRTFSNGVRDFYFYTGNLLLHDKFIADAMIKFPDYRYDYGVKEDNNWELYFDFLFPDVYEFQRIQNRKVLRMLRQHGDMSERERPIEHWIHFRTEEDKTAYWEHIRENGFEIAHDMKNDNPEFPFKLCVSRSDKASEATIDSVVMTLWELAQQVNAEYDGWETSIVK, encoded by the coding sequence ATGCATAAGGATTACCGACCGGACTGGGATATTTACACGTGCCATATTGAAGAAAGTCCAGCAGTAATAGGCCTTGACCTTGATCTGAGACGATTTGCACCATTGAAGGAGAAGCCGAATGCCATATATATTACGGTATACCTGAACAATCCCCGGGAAGACGGGTTTCCACAGAATGATGAATTCGCCATCATGGGCGAGATAGAAGACAGCCTGGTAGAACAGCTGACAACCAATCTGGATGCGCATTTTGTGGGACGTACCTTTTCCAATGGTGTGCGAGACTTTTATTTTTATACAGGCAATCTGTTGCTGCATGATAAATTCATTGCGGATGCAATGATCAAATTCCCGGATTACCGGTACGACTACGGTGTAAAGGAAGATAACAACTGGGAACTTTATTTCGACTTCCTGTTTCCCGACGTATATGAATTCCAGCGTATCCAGAACAGGAAAGTATTGCGGATGCTTCGTCAGCATGGCGACATGTCTGAACGGGAACGTCCCATCGAACACTGGATACACTTCCGTACAGAGGAAGACAAAACGGCCTATTGGGAACATATCCGTGAGAATGGTTTCGAGATCGCGCATGATATGAAGAACGACAATCCCGAGTTTCCGTTTAAATTATGCGTCTCGCGATCGGACAAAGCCAGTGAGGCCACTATCGACAGTGTGGTCATGACGCTCTGGGAGCTGGCACAACAGGTGAATGCAGAATATGACGGCTGGGAAACCAGCATTGTAAAATAA